A stretch of DNA from Paenibacillus sp. FSL W8-0186:
TACGTCGATTCATGAGTTCCTCCGTACAACTTGATACCAACAAGTATATCCACGATGCTTCAAAAATACAATGTGAATTATACCCTGGGTATAAAAACTTGATTTTATTGTACCGATGATATAAAATCATCAAGTAACTTTAAATTTTAAATAGAGAATAGGAGAAACTTCAGGATGAGCGATACTGTGAAACAGTTGGAAAAACCGCCCTATTTAATGATAGGCTTGTTATTCTTTGCAACCTTCGTTGCCTTTCTTAATAACTCATTGCTTAATGTCGCTTTGCCGACAATCATGCATGATTTCAGCATTGATTATTCTGCCGTTCAGTGGCTGTCCACCGGCTATATGCTGGTCAGCGGGATTTTAATACCCGTCTCAGCCTTTTTGCTGACGAAATTCACGAACCGCAGTTTGTTTATTACGGCATTATCCATCTTTACTTTGGGAACCTTGATCGCGGCCTATTCGCCGAACTTCGGCTGGCTGATCGCTGGACGGATGATCCAGGCTGCTGGATCCTCTGTCATGTCGCCATTGTTGATGAACATCATGCTCATCAGCTTCCCGCGTGAGAAACGCGGCGCAGCCATGGGGGTATTCGGTCTAGTTATGATCGTGGCTCCGGCCATCGGACCGACACTTTCCGGTTATATCGTGGAATATCACGATTGGCGCCTGCTGTTCGAGATGATTCTTCCGTTTGCGGTTATCGCGCTGCTGCTGGCCATCTGGAAGTTCCGCAGTGTGATGCCAACGAAGGAGACCAAGCTGGACTACCTGTCCGTGGTGCTTAGCACAATCGGTTTTGGCGGATTGCTGTACGGCTTCAGTGACGCAAGCAGCGCCGGCTGGGGCGACCCTGTCGTCGTAACCTGCATCGTTGCCGGTGTTATCGGAGTTGCGCTGTTCGTCATTCGCCAGCTGCGCCTTGAAATTCCGCTGTTGAACCTGGGCATTTATAAATATCCGATGTATTCGATGGCTGCCATCATTTCGGCCGTCAATGCGGCGGCGTTGTTCTCGGGTATGATCCTGACGCCAGCCTACGTGCAAAATGTGCGCGGCATTACGCCGCTGGATTCCGGTCTGATGATGCTTCCCGGCGCTATCGTCATGGGGATTATGTCCCCGATCACGGGTAAGCTCTTCGATAAGTTCGGACCGCGTGTGCTTGGCTTTGTCGGCTTGACCATTACCGCTATTGCTACGTTTATGATGTCCAAATTCGATTTGGAAACGACATATAGCCACATCATCATGCTGTATTCCCTGCGTATGTTCGGGATCTCCATGGTTATGATGCCGATTATGACGAACGGCTTGAACCAGCTGCCTACGCGCCTGAATCCGCACGGTACGGCGGCGAACAACACGATTCAGCAAGTTGCCGGGGCGATTGGCACCGCAATCTTCGTATCGATCATGAACTCGAAAACGAAATCGAGCGCGGCCAGCCAAATTGCTACCATGGATCCCACTACAATTACGGATCAAGTAAAGGCCCAAATCGGCCAAACGGCCCTGCTTGAAGGGATTCAATATTCCTTCCTGATTGCGGCTGCGACTACCGTGGTTGCACTAGTGCTTACGCTGTTCGTCAAGCGCGTAGACGTGAGCAAGGCGGCTCTAGCCAAGCTGGAGAGCGAGCCTGAGCCTAGCGCGGCGAAATAATTGAAATAACAAGGGTTTATCCAATAACAAGCTCGAAGCCCCAGTCTTAGGACAGGGGCTTCGAGTCTTTTTACAAACCGATATGGTAGAGCCGGGGAAGCTGCTATCCGCCGTTTCGTTTGAGCAGCTCAATGAGCTTATAGAGATAATGTGCGCCGTGAAGCTGCTGCTCGATTTGCACATCCATATAAGCCAATGAATCCATGGTAATTCTTCGAACCTCGGACAGGCTTTGCTGATTAATTTTCTCCATGATCCCGCGGACCGTTTCCAGCAAATAAACAGAGGACTGTACGGTTCTAATAATTAATAACCGGCGGATATCGTCGCGATGATATCGCCGATAACCGCTCTCGGGATCGCGGTCAGGGGCAATCAAGCCCTCCTTCTCCCAGTGCCGTAATGTGGTAGCAGGCACATCTATTTCCTTCGCGACTTCCCCGATGGTATACCACTGCTTCTTCCGGCTGGCAAGGAAGCTTTCCATTTGATCCGGCTTCAGAATCTCCAATGCCTGCAGGGCTTGCTGTTTCTTCTGATACAGCTCGGCTTGTACCCGGTTGATCTCCCACAACGCTTCCGTATATTTTTTCTGCTGAAGCATCGGCATCACCTTCCGAACCAAGGCCATGCCGAAGCCCGGGTACATCGCCCGGATACACTTAAAATAAGCCTCATGTTCTTCCGTATAGATGCGATAGCCATTGGCACCCCGCTGTGGAGTTGGAACAATCCCCCAATCTTCATAATGCCGCAATGCACTCGTACCAACATCTAATTTCCTCGCAATTTCAATGGGTTTAAGTTTCATACAGTCACCTCCCCATACGGCGAAAGTTTAAATTAAAACATTAGAGTAATGTGACGGCCTATGATCTTGTTTACGACCTTGATTGGTTATTCTACAAAGCATCATAAACCAAAACCTTCACACTTGCACGAATGTTGTAATATCGAGGTAGATTTAGCGATTTCACGATAGGAGGTTCTTGGGTATTTTCTATTCTATTAGCAAGAACTTATTACATAACCTTAATTCATTTAATCAGTAATTTTTTTAAGCTCAAAAATAGTTGCCTCTGATAACAAGATGAGCCTATCGTTATTAACAACAAAAAAACTTACACTTACAGGTATGCTAAGTTTTGTAGAAGGGTCACTTATGTCTATTGCTTTTACTACATCAGTTATATTTAAGTCTGGGATATCTATTTTATATAATCTATAAAAAGAGTCAGAGTTATAGCATGTCGCTGTAATCTCATATAATGGATTTTTAAGTTCATGCTGATAATCAGTATAGTTTTTAAGTCCCTTTGATGAAAAAAAGTCTTTTTTGATTATTAATTCATCTCCAATAAATTTTTTCCCGGTTGGATATTCAGAAGCATCATTATATGAATTTGCAAATCCTAAAAGCTTCTCAACTTTCCAAGTTCCATAGAAATATTTTTCAGTTTCACTATCCAAAAGTATACGTTCTACAAGACAAGATTCGGATGTTTTTTTTGGAATAATAGACTCATCCGTTTCAAATTTAGTCTCACTAGAAGTATCTGGATTTGATGTCATTTCAACATTTCCACAAGCCGATGCTAGCATCAACATTATCATAATACAAACCAATAATATTTTTTTCATATTTCACACTCTTTTTTATTTTTTTATTGTGTCACAATCTCTTCAGA
This window harbors:
- a CDS encoding DHA2 family efflux MFS transporter permease subunit gives rise to the protein MSDTVKQLEKPPYLMIGLLFFATFVAFLNNSLLNVALPTIMHDFSIDYSAVQWLSTGYMLVSGILIPVSAFLLTKFTNRSLFITALSIFTLGTLIAAYSPNFGWLIAGRMIQAAGSSVMSPLLMNIMLISFPREKRGAAMGVFGLVMIVAPAIGPTLSGYIVEYHDWRLLFEMILPFAVIALLLAIWKFRSVMPTKETKLDYLSVVLSTIGFGGLLYGFSDASSAGWGDPVVVTCIVAGVIGVALFVIRQLRLEIPLLNLGIYKYPMYSMAAIISAVNAAALFSGMILTPAYVQNVRGITPLDSGLMMLPGAIVMGIMSPITGKLFDKFGPRVLGFVGLTITAIATFMMSKFDLETTYSHIIMLYSLRMFGISMVMMPIMTNGLNQLPTRLNPHGTAANNTIQQVAGAIGTAIFVSIMNSKTKSSAASQIATMDPTTITDQVKAQIGQTALLEGIQYSFLIAAATTVVALVLTLFVKRVDVSKAALAKLESEPEPSAAK
- a CDS encoding MerR family transcriptional regulator, with amino-acid sequence MKLKPIEIARKLDVGTSALRHYEDWGIVPTPQRGANGYRIYTEEHEAYFKCIRAMYPGFGMALVRKVMPMLQQKKYTEALWEINRVQAELYQKKQQALQALEILKPDQMESFLASRKKQWYTIGEVAKEIDVPATTLRHWEKEGLIAPDRDPESGYRRYHRDDIRRLLIIRTVQSSVYLLETVRGIMEKINQQSLSEVRRITMDSLAYMDVQIEQQLHGAHYLYKLIELLKRNGG